In Streptococcus pneumoniae, the sequence CCATGAATGTCCAATGAAAGACTCTTTGCTATTAAAAACATTTTGCCCGTCATGAAAGTATACAACAGGATAGGAACGGTCTGTATCTTTCTCATAATCTTTAGGAAGAAGAATACGTACACGGCGCTCCTTACCTGTATAAGGAACCTTGAGTTTGTGTTCTTTCATTTTTAGATAAAAGTAGGATTGATTCATTGTCAGAAAACTCTCTATATTCAAAATTTTATATCATTATATCATAAAAATAAAAAAAGTTAGTTTTTTACCTGTTTTTAGAGAAAAAACTAACTTTTTTTACTGATTTTCGCTATTCTTTTGGATTTTCTGAATTAGAGCAGATTGTCAATCAAGTCATCAACTTCATCTTTTTCGGCTTGAGGTGTGATTTCAGTAATCATGATTCCAGCCACTGCTCGCTCAACCAAGCCTTCAACATCCATACGCGCTTCGTACTGCTCCGCATTCTTAATTTTAGGATTTGTTTTTGGACGATCTGGTGCAAAAATGGTACAACAGTCTTCAAACGGTTGGATTGAAATGTCAAAGGTATCGATTTCCTGGGCGATGTCAATGATTTCCAACTTGTCCATGGTAACCACAGGACGAATGATGGGAGTGTTGGTAACAGCATTGATAGCCTTCATACTTTCAAGGGTTTGGCTGGCTACTTGACCTAGACTTTCCCCATTGATGATAACCAAACCATTTCGTACCTCACGAATACGGTCAGTAATCCGCATCATAAAGCGACGAGTTAGAGTCATCAAATAAGCTTCTGGCGCTTTGGCTTTGATTTCCTCTTGAATCTCTGTGAAAGGCACCTCGATAAACTGGATATTTCCGCCAAACTTGGTCAATTTACGAGTCAAGTCCTGCGCTTTCTTGAGGGCACCAGGACTAGTATATGGTGGACTAGCAAAGTGAACTGCCTCGATATCCACCCCACGCTTAAGAGCAAGATAACCTGCTACAGGTGAGTCAATCCCTCCTGACAACATGAGCATCCCTTTACCTGAAGTTCCAACTGGCAAACCACCAGCCCCACGAATGGTTTCATAAGAAAGATAGGCTGCTTCTTCACGAATCTCCACCTGAAGATTGATGTCAGGACTTTTCATTTGAACTTGCACATTTGGAATGGCTTCGAATACAGCCCCTCCAAGTGTTTGGTTGAGTTCACGACTATCAAGTTCAAAGTTGTGGTCGCTACGCTTGCTAGAAATCTTAAAGGTCATACCTTCCTTGTAGATGTCCCGCATAATCTCTTGGACAGAAGACTTCAAAACTTCTACAGATTTTTCAACCTTATAAACAGGAGAAAAGTTTTGAATTCCAAAAACTTGTTTGAGAGATTCTGCAACTGCTGTGTAATCAGCTCCATTGAGGTAAGCGTGGGCACGGTCGCGATCTGCTGTTACCTTAACTTGGGTATAGATAGACAAAACGTCCGAAATATTATTACGAAGTTTATTGATGAAACGCATACGGTTTTTACCCTTGGTTGACAACTCTCCGTAGCGAATCATAATTTCTGAATACTGCATGAATGCTCCTATCTTACTTTTCTAGTTTGATTGTAAATCAATTTTAACTTGGTCAAAAACTGCTCGACCTGACTCATATCATTTTCCAAGTCTAGGCTAAGACGCACAGCTGACTTGGCCTTATCTTTGTCCACTCCCATGGCAATCAAGGTACCGGCTGGTTTTCCTGCCTTAGATGAACAAGCTGAGGTTGTTGAGATGAAAATATCATAGTCTTCAAAGGCGTGAACGATGACTTCACCTCGAACACCTTTGATTCCAAAAGTCAGAATATGAGGTGCAAAGTTTTCCTCATCTGAAAAGACAAAAATATCCGGATAGTTCAGAAGAGCTTGGCGAATCACTGCCTTCATCTGCCCAGTCTTGCTCCTAAAGATATCTAGCTTTTCCATAGACAAACGGAGGGCCTTGGCTGTCGCTGCAATCCCTGCCACATTTTCAGTTGTCGAACGATAATCTCGCTCCTGGCCACCACCTGTAAGAAGAGGTGTAATCTTCTTGCCAGATTTGATATAGACAAAGCCAACACCTCGAACCCCGTGGAACTTGTGACTAGAGAAAGTCGCGCAATCCACCCGTTCTGTCAGATACTTTTCAGTCGGAATTTTGGCAAGCGCCTGAACCGCATCAACGTGGAAGGAAATAGTCGGCTTGTCTGCCAAGAATTCTGAAATAGCCTCAATAGGTTGGATAGAGCCGATTTCATTGTTCACAGCCATGATGGAAACGAGGATTGTATCATGCCGTATCAAACCTGCTAACGCCTCAACATCGACCAAGCCTTTCTTATCAACTGGAGCAAAATCCACTTCAAATCCTTGACTTTTCAACCAGAGGGCTGACTCTTTGACTGCTGGATGTTCAATGGCTGAAACAATGATGTGCTTGCCAAACTGAGCTTTTTCAAAGGCCACACCCTTGATAAGCCAGTTATCCCCTTCTGTTCCACCCGAGGTAAAGAAGATTTCATCGCTTTTCTTACCGATTAAATCTGCAATCTGTTGGCGAGAAGCATCTAAGATTCGTGTTGCTTGGTCTCCCAAACGATGGAGACTAGATGGGTTTCCTAAAATTTTTGAAGCGACCTGCATATAGGTTTCAAGGGCTTCAGGATAAGGCTTGGTCGTCGCTGAATTATCAAAGTAAATCATGTTTCTCACGCTTTCTAAAATCACTTCCTCTATTGTATCATGAAACGGAGCTTGCGACAAGAAAGGGAAATTTCTCTTTTTTTAAGATTTTTTTAAAGAAACAGAGTATAATAAATCATAATCAAAGGAGAGAATGTATGTCTAACTATCGTAGAACTTCAAAACCAAAAACAGAACACATCAAAAAAGGCTTTACAGTCTTTCAAAAAACCGTTGCTACAATCGCTAGTATCCTTGGCTTGATTACCGCAAGTATCACGATTATGAACGCCTTGGATAATAACAAAAATATTAAAAAAGAACCTACGACAAGCCAGACGACAACCATTGTCAAAGAAATCCAAAAGGAATCCCCTAAGGAAAACACCAGTCCAACTAAAGAGACTAACACTAGTCAAGAAAAAACACAGCAAGAGGAAACACCAAAATCTAGCGTCAAGGAAGAGAAAAAAGAAGATCAGAAAACAGCAACTCAGGACTCTTCTACTCCTGCTTCAAGTAAACCTGCTACTGAAAACGAAAAACAGTCCAATGCGCCAACTTCAGAAAATAAAAGCAATCAATAGCCAGAAAAATAGCTTCCCTCCAAACTTGGAAAGAAGCTATTTTTTTATTGTTGTAACACTTTTCGAGGTTTGGTACCTTCAGCTGGACCGATGACACCTGCTATCTCCAGTTCTTCCATGAGACGGGTCGCACGGTTAAATCCAACTGATAAACGACGCTGAATCATAGACGCACTGGCTTTCTGTGTTTCGATAACCAAAGACTTAGCTTCTTCAAAAAGCGGATCACCACCAGCATCTCCATCCGAAAATTCTCCTTCATTTTCAGAAACCTCACCTGGATCAAAACTCTCATCGTAGTCTGCATCTGCCTGAGTCTTGATGAAGTTCACAATGCGCTCAACATCGTCATCCGAGATAAAGGAGCCTTGGAGACGAACTGGATGATTTTCATCAATCGGTTTAAAGAGCATGTCTCCTCGACCAAGAAGTTTTTCTGCTCCATTTTCATCCAAAATCGTACGGGAGTCTGTTCCTGATGAAACCGCAAATGCTACACGAGATGGAACATTGGCCTTAATCAAACCAGAGATGACATCAACAGATGGACGCTGAGTTGCAAGAATCATGTGGATACCTGCAGCACGCGCCTTCTGCCCAAGACGGATGATAGCATCTTCCACTTCCTTGCTGGCCACCATCATGAGGTCAGCCAACTCATCCACAATCACGACAATGAATGGTAGCGGAATTTGCTTGTACTCAGACTGGGAATTGAACTCTTCTACCTTGGCATTAAAACCTGCAATATTCCGAACTCCCACCTTGGCAAAGAGTTCATAACGGTTTTCCATTTCATCCACAACCTTTTGCAGAGCCTTGCTGGCTTTGCGTGGATTGGTCACGACTGGAATCAAGAGGTGGGGAATATCATTGTAAACAGATAACTCAACCATCTTGGGATCGACCATCATAAATTTAACTTGATCTGGTCTCGCCTTCATGAGAATGCTAGCAATAATGCCGTTAACTGCTACTGACTTCCCTGAACCCGTTGAACCTGCAACTAGCAAGTGGGGCATTTTAGAAAGGTCAAAAGCTCTTGCGGTTCCATTAACAGCCTTCCCTAAAGGAATTTCCAAGAAATTTTCTGCTTTCGTTTGCGATTGTTCCCATAGTTCTCGGAAAGATACAGTGGCAATATCGGAGTTGGGCACTTCAATTCCGATTAGGGATTTCCCAGGGATTGGTGCTTCAATCCGGACATCTTTGGCAGCCAAGGCTAGAGCGAGGTCATCTGATAGATTGGAAATGCGGTTGACCCTTACACCAACAGCCGGCTTGACTTCATACTTGGTCACTGATGGCCCAATTTCGGCCCGTTCAACTGTTACCTTAATACCAAAGCTAGCAAAGGTTGCTTCTAAGATTTTGATATTTTCTCTGACAATTTTCTTCTCTTTAGACTGATCTTTTGGTTTATCTGGTGCAAAGAGTTGTAAGCTTGGAAGTTTGTATTCAAGGGCTTCTTTGGCTGAAAAATCGACCTGAACATCTTCGTCATCTGAGTCATCTTCCTGTTCAGGGAATTTAAGTTCAGCTTGAGGCAGGATGATTTCTGGTTCCACCCACTTTTCTTCTGGAATAGGTGGAAGATTTTGAACAGCTTCCTCTGTCAGAATTTCACCCGTTTCCATATCAACAGGAGGCAAATCGAGTAAGGCTTTTTCAGTCTCTTCTTGTTCTAATCTAGCCTCTTTCTCAGCCTTTTGGCGAGCTTTTTCTTCTTGTTTGACAAAGCGTTCCTCTTTTCGACGCTCGTGCCCTTCCCACCATTTGGCAAAGCCTCTACTGAAAAATTCAGCAATATCGTAAACAGACCAAGGGCTGACTAGGAGAGAACCCACTAAAATCAAGATAGAACCAATAAAGTAAGTTCCGATATTTGAAAAGAGAAAGGCTGTTGGAATATAAAGAGCGACCCCGATCAAGCCTCCTCCAGCAAAGCTAGTCGTTCGAAAACCAGTCAGATCTGTCACAACCTGAGCCATGGTCCCTTTTAGAACGGACTTGTCCAAACCATATTTCCAAACCAAGTAGGCCTCAAAAATCAAGAGTAAGCCAGCAAATATGGTGAAAAAGCCAGATAAGAGTCCTTCCTGTTTTCGTATCCACTTGAAAAAGAAGAGATAGATTAATAGGCCGAATATCGCCAGATAAGCTAGGCTACCCACTAGCAAGCGAATTAAATTATAAAGGGTTATACCTGCAGCCCCTAATTTGAAGGCTGCGAAAATCAATAAAATCGCAAT encodes:
- the thiI gene encoding tRNA uracil 4-sulfurtransferase ThiI, with amino-acid sequence MQYSEIMIRYGELSTKGKNRMRFINKLRNNISDVLSIYTQVKVTADRDRAHAYLNGADYTAVAESLKQVFGIQNFSPVYKVEKSVEVLKSSVQEIMRDIYKEGMTFKISSKRSDHNFELDSRELNQTLGGAVFEAIPNVQVQMKSPDINLQVEIREEAAYLSYETIRGAGGLPVGTSGKGMLMLSGGIDSPVAGYLALKRGVDIEAVHFASPPYTSPGALKKAQDLTRKLTKFGGNIQFIEVPFTEIQEEIKAKAPEAYLMTLTRRFMMRITDRIREVRNGLVIINGESLGQVASQTLESMKAINAVTNTPIIRPVVTMDKLEIIDIAQEIDTFDISIQPFEDCCTIFAPDRPKTNPKIKNAEQYEARMDVEGLVERAVAGIMITEITPQAEKDEVDDLIDNLL
- a CDS encoding cysteine desulfurase family protein is translated as MIYFDNSATTKPYPEALETYMQVASKILGNPSSLHRLGDQATRILDASRQQIADLIGKKSDEIFFTSGGTEGDNWLIKGVAFEKAQFGKHIIVSAIEHPAVKESALWLKSQGFEVDFAPVDKKGLVDVEALAGLIRHDTILVSIMAVNNEIGSIQPIEAISEFLADKPTISFHVDAVQALAKIPTEKYLTERVDCATFSSHKFHGVRGVGFVYIKSGKKITPLLTGGGQERDYRSTTENVAGIAATAKALRLSMEKLDIFRSKTGQMKAVIRQALLNYPDIFVFSDEENFAPHILTFGIKGVRGEVIVHAFEDYDIFISTTSACSSKAGKPAGTLIAMGVDKDKAKSAVRLSLDLENDMSQVEQFLTKLKLIYNQTRKVR
- a CDS encoding DUF6556 family protein, which encodes MSNYRRTSKPKTEHIKKGFTVFQKTVATIASILGLITASITIMNALDNNKNIKKEPTTSQTTTIVKEIQKESPKENTSPTKETNTSQEKTQQEETPKSSVKEEKKEDQKTATQDSSTPASSKPATENEKQSNAPTSENKSNQ
- a CDS encoding DNA translocase FtsK: MERKEAIQRMLISLGIAILLIFAAFKLGAAGITLYNLIRLLVGSLAYLAIFGLLIYLFFFKWIRKQEGLLSGFFTIFAGLLLIFEAYLVWKYGLDKSVLKGTMAQVVTDLTGFRTTSFAGGGLIGVALYIPTAFLFSNIGTYFIGSILILVGSLLVSPWSVYDIAEFFSRGFAKWWEGHERRKEERFVKQEEKARQKAEKEARLEQEETEKALLDLPPVDMETGEILTEEAVQNLPPIPEEKWVEPEIILPQAELKFPEQEDDSDDEDVQVDFSAKEALEYKLPSLQLFAPDKPKDQSKEKKIVRENIKILEATFASFGIKVTVERAEIGPSVTKYEVKPAVGVRVNRISNLSDDLALALAAKDVRIEAPIPGKSLIGIEVPNSDIATVSFRELWEQSQTKAENFLEIPLGKAVNGTARAFDLSKMPHLLVAGSTGSGKSVAVNGIIASILMKARPDQVKFMMVDPKMVELSVYNDIPHLLIPVVTNPRKASKALQKVVDEMENRYELFAKVGVRNIAGFNAKVEEFNSQSEYKQIPLPFIVVIVDELADLMMVASKEVEDAIIRLGQKARAAGIHMILATQRPSVDVISGLIKANVPSRVAFAVSSGTDSRTILDENGAEKLLGRGDMLFKPIDENHPVRLQGSFISDDDVERIVNFIKTQADADYDESFDPGEVSENEGEFSDGDAGGDPLFEEAKSLVIETQKASASMIQRRLSVGFNRATRLMEELEIAGVIGPAEGTKPRKVLQQ